The following are from one region of the Polycladomyces subterraneus genome:
- a CDS encoding vWA domain-containing protein — MKCTWKKLFIGVIFTSLLFSGCSQTNNVHKENTQSKESNNPPAVATDIQDILKQKPGKFSGDHFDENQLKKIIQSWPNNMSAQEAYNRIVPLVAEDYGSLVKKLDNLDPTVQSNIKQPGSLKAPNGQPLTKMNVEILIDSSGSMAGKIQGQTKMDLAKQAVQQFAANLPKGANVSIRVYGNKGTSSEKDKAISCSSSEILYPLQTYDSSRFQSAIASLKPAGWTPLAASIKSAQNDLAKQHGEGIQNIIYVVSDGVETCGGNPVQEAKNLHNSNIKAVVNIIGFDVDDAGQKALKAVAEAGGGSYQTVNNQEDLKSYFEREKARLDEEWREWSLNSWKDVTDKSISKWNNLKNIVFSFHDMNSRENDHLHSLKDILVENGKIENEDALKTMIVQRFELIKKYIVDRNKNIETAINSNEAKTIEDINKKEQEERNKLK; from the coding sequence ATGAAGTGCACATGGAAGAAACTTTTTATTGGGGTGATTTTTACTTCGCTCCTGTTTAGTGGCTGCTCCCAAACGAATAATGTACATAAAGAAAACACCCAATCCAAAGAATCCAATAACCCCCCTGCTGTTGCGACAGATATCCAGGATATTCTCAAGCAAAAACCAGGAAAATTTTCCGGGGACCACTTTGATGAAAACCAACTGAAAAAGATCATCCAATCATGGCCGAACAATATGTCGGCTCAAGAGGCATATAACCGCATCGTTCCTTTGGTGGCGGAAGATTACGGCTCACTGGTAAAAAAGCTGGATAATCTGGACCCGACGGTGCAATCCAACATCAAACAACCGGGCAGCCTCAAAGCGCCCAACGGACAACCGCTCACCAAGATGAATGTAGAGATCCTCATCGATAGCAGCGGGAGCATGGCTGGCAAGATTCAGGGGCAAACCAAAATGGATCTGGCCAAACAAGCGGTCCAACAATTTGCTGCCAATTTGCCCAAAGGGGCCAATGTTTCCATTCGTGTCTATGGCAATAAAGGGACAAGCAGCGAGAAAGATAAGGCCATTTCCTGTAGCAGCAGCGAAATCCTTTACCCACTTCAAACATATGATTCCAGTCGATTTCAATCTGCAATCGCCAGTCTGAAACCGGCCGGTTGGACGCCGTTGGCAGCTTCGATCAAATCCGCACAAAATGATTTGGCCAAACAACATGGAGAAGGAATCCAAAACATTATCTATGTTGTAAGTGACGGGGTGGAAACGTGTGGGGGAAACCCTGTTCAGGAGGCCAAAAACCTGCATAATTCCAACATCAAGGCAGTGGTCAATATTATTGGTTTTGATGTGGATGATGCAGGACAGAAAGCATTAAAAGCAGTCGCCGAAGCGGGTGGGGGTTCCTATCAAACGGTGAATAATCAAGAGGATCTGAAATCCTATTTTGAGAGGGAAAAAGCTCGATTGGATGAAGAATGGCGCGAGTGGTCACTTAATAGTTGGAAAGATGTTACGGACAAATCAATCTCTAAATGGAATAATCTTAAAAACATTGTATTTAGTTTTCATGATATGAACTCTCGGGAAAATGATCATTTGCACTCACTAAAAGATATTCTAGTGGAAAATGGAAAAATAGAAAATGAAGATGCATTAAAAACCATGATTGTTCAGCGGTTTGAATTGATCAAAAAATACATTGTAGATAGGAACAAGAACATCGAAACTGCTATAAACAGCAATGAAGCAAAGACGATAGAGGATATAAATAAAAAAGAACAAGAGGAGAGAAATAAATTAAAATGA